In the Lepisosteus oculatus isolate fLepOcu1 chromosome 6, fLepOcu1.hap2, whole genome shotgun sequence genome, one interval contains:
- the cebpd gene encoding CCAAT/enhancer-binding protein delta produces the protein MSVIYSLDSQCVSPPCPMNWAMEPANFYDSKVSAAQGICKPGRGEESSLAELSTAPAMYDDESAIDFSSYIDSMPSVPNLELYNDELFADLFNSSVKQEKADFNYLHANAAPGNLHVSSSSSSSSVSPAAGVGSQKDFVDKQDGSFQKRVFSAPIKQESDWSDSDMSSSLPSQIETCAQTAVSLHTGQPTPPTTPEPSSVHPGSRKSGKDKGKKAVDRYSPEYRQRRERNNIAVRKSRDKAKQRNLEMQQKMIELGAENDRLHKTIEQLTRELSSLRNFFKHLPSSSFVGSTSAECR, from the coding sequence ATGAGTGTGATATACAGCCTGGATTCTCAGTGCGTCTCGCCACCATGCCCAATGAACTGGGCAATGGAGCCTGCCAACTTCTACGACAGTAAGGTTAGCGCCGCTCAGGGGATCTGCAAGCCCGGCCGCGGCGAGGAGAGCAGCCTGGCGGAGCTCAGCACCGCTCCGGCCATGTACGACGACGAGAGTGCCATCGACTTCAGCTCCTACATCGACTCCATGCCCTCCGTGCCAAACCTGGAGCTGTACAACGACGAGCTCTTCGCGGACCTCTTCAACAGCAGCGTGAAGCAGGAGAAAGCGGACTTCAACTACCTGCACGCTAACGCTGCGCCCGGCAACCTGCacgtctcctcctcctcctcctcgtcctccgTCTCCCCTGCCGCCGGCGTGGGCAGCCAGAAGGACTTCGTGGACAAGCAGGATGGCAGCTTCCAGAAGAGGGTGTTCAGCGCCCCCATCAAACAGGAGTCGGACTGGAGTGACAGCGACATGTCCTCGTCCCTGCCCTCGCAGATCGAGACCTGCGCGCAGACCGCCGTGAGCCTGCACACGGGGCAGCCCACGCCGCCGACCACTCCGGAGCCCTCGTCGGTCCACCCCGGCTCCCGAAAGAGCGGCAAGGACAAGGGGAAAAAGGCTGTGGACAGGTACAGCCCGGAGTACCGCCAGAGGCGGGAGAGGAACAACATCGCCGTGCGGAAGAGCCGGGACAAAGCGAAGCAGCGCAATTTGGAAATGCAGCAGAAGATGATCGAGCTGGGCGCGGAGAATGACCGCTTGCACAAAACCATCGAGCAGCTCACCCGAGAGCTGAGCAGCCTCCGGAATTTCTTCAAGCACCTTCCCAGTTCCTCCTTCGTGGGCTCCACGAGTGCCGAGTGTCGGTGA